A single Methylobacterium sp. 17Sr1-1 DNA region contains:
- the lexA gene encoding transcriptional repressor LexA → MLTRKQLDLLRFIQQRMRETGVPPSFDEMKDALDLKSKSGIHRLITALEERGFLRRLPNRARAIEVIRIPDAVTGPVAAAPAGHGSGGLGSGAEVLRFNPSVVEGGRAHEPKRPAGIPAMATASDENGQSVSVPVMGRIAAGTPISAIQSQSRSVAMSPDFLASGEHYALEVRGDSMIEAGILDGDLVVIRRQETANTGDIIVALIDDEEATLKRLRRRGSSIALEAANPAYETRVLGPDRVRIQGRLVSLVRKY, encoded by the coding sequence ATGCTCACGCGTAAGCAGTTGGACCTGCTCCGCTTCATTCAGCAGAGAATGCGCGAGACGGGCGTCCCCCCGTCCTTCGACGAGATGAAGGACGCCCTCGATCTCAAGTCGAAATCGGGCATCCACCGCCTGATCACGGCCCTGGAGGAGCGGGGCTTCCTGCGCCGCCTGCCGAACCGGGCCCGGGCGATCGAGGTGATCCGCATCCCCGACGCGGTGACCGGGCCCGTGGCGGCCGCGCCCGCAGGGCATGGATCCGGAGGCCTTGGATCCGGCGCCGAGGTGCTGCGGTTCAACCCCAGCGTGGTCGAGGGCGGGCGCGCCCACGAGCCGAAGCGGCCCGCCGGCATCCCCGCGATGGCCACGGCGTCGGACGAGAACGGCCAGTCGGTCAGCGTGCCGGTGATGGGCCGGATCGCCGCCGGTACGCCGATCTCGGCGATCCAGAGCCAGAGCCGCTCGGTGGCGATGTCGCCGGACTTCCTCGCCAGCGGCGAGCACTACGCGCTCGAGGTGCGCGGCGACTCGATGATCGAGGCCGGCATCCTCGACGGCGACCTCGTGGTGATCCGCCGCCAGGAGACCGCCAATACCGGCGACATCATCGTGGCGCTGATCGACGACGAGGAGGCGACCCTCAAGCGCCTGCGTCGCCGCGGCTCCTCGATCGCGCTCGAAGCCGCCAACCCGGCCTACGAGACCCGGGTGCTCGGGCCGGACCGGGTGCGGATCCAGGGCCGGCTGGTGAGCCTCGTCCGGAAATATTGA
- the queC gene encoding 7-cyano-7-deazaguanine synthase QueC — protein MTSSDGALVLFSGGQDSSTCLAWALDRFDRVETLGFDYGQRHRIELACRAALRAEMTRIVPAFAGRLGDDHTLSLDALGAVSETALTRDTAIAMEAGGLPNTFVPGRNLVFLTFAAALAYRRGLRHIVGGMCETDFSGYPDCRDDTIKALQVALNLGMDRRFVLHTPLMWIDKAETWRMARDLGGEALVDLIVRESHTCYLGERGALHPWGHGCGTCPACSLRAAGYARFRAEDA, from the coding sequence ATGACCTCGTCCGACGGTGCCCTGGTGCTGTTCTCCGGCGGGCAGGATTCGTCCACCTGCCTTGCCTGGGCCCTCGACCGCTTCGACCGCGTCGAGACCCTCGGCTTCGATTACGGTCAGCGCCACCGGATCGAGCTCGCGTGCCGTGCCGCCTTGCGCGCCGAGATGACCCGGATCGTGCCCGCCTTCGCCGGGCGCCTGGGCGACGACCACACCCTGAGCCTGGACGCCCTCGGGGCGGTCTCCGAGACCGCGCTGACCCGGGACACCGCCATCGCCATGGAGGCGGGCGGCCTGCCCAACACCTTCGTGCCGGGCCGCAACCTCGTCTTCCTCACCTTCGCGGCGGCTTTGGCCTACCGGCGGGGCCTGCGCCACATCGTCGGCGGCATGTGCGAGACGGATTTTTCGGGCTATCCCGATTGCCGCGACGACACGATCAAGGCGTTGCAGGTCGCGCTCAATCTCGGCATGGACCGCCGCTTCGTGCTGCACACGCCCCTGATGTGGATCGACAAGGCCGAGACCTGGCGGATGGCCCGCGACCTCGGCGGCGAGGCGCTGGTCGACCTCATCGTGCGCGAGAGCCACACCTGCTACCTCGGCGAGCGTGGCGCCCTCCACCCCTGGGGCCACGGCTGCGGCACCTGCCCCGCCTGCTCGTTGCGCGCCGCCGGCTATGCGCGCTTCCGCGCCGAGGATGCGTGA
- a CDS encoding acetyl-CoA acetyltransferase: MTACIVGWSHTPFGKHDAETVESLIVRVANEAMAHAGIGPQDVDEIVLGHYNAGFTPQDFTASLVLQADDGFRFKPATRVENACATGSAAVHQGIKTIEAKRARVVLVVGVEQMTRTPGPEIGRTLLKASYLPEDGDNPAGFAGVFGNIAGAYFQRHGDQSDALAMIAAKNHHNGVQNPYAQMRKDLGFEFCRTESDKNPFVAGPLKRTDCSLVSDGAAAVVLADTETALRMRRAVAFRATAHAQDFLPMSKRDVLKFEGAATAWAKALGQAGITLDDLSLVETHDCFTVAELIEYEAMGLTKEGRGADAIREGWTTKEGKLPVNPSGGLKAKGHPIGATGVSMHALSAMQLVGEAGGMQIPDATLAGVFNMGGVAVANYVSVLERIK; the protein is encoded by the coding sequence ATGACCGCCTGCATCGTCGGCTGGAGCCACACGCCCTTCGGCAAGCACGACGCCGAAACCGTCGAGAGCCTGATCGTCCGCGTCGCCAACGAGGCGATGGCCCATGCGGGGATCGGCCCGCAAGACGTCGACGAGATCGTGCTCGGCCACTACAATGCCGGCTTCACCCCGCAGGACTTCACCGCCTCCCTGGTTCTTCAGGCCGATGACGGGTTCCGGTTCAAGCCGGCGACCCGGGTCGAGAATGCCTGCGCCACCGGTTCGGCGGCGGTGCACCAGGGCATCAAGACCATCGAGGCCAAGCGCGCCCGGGTGGTGCTGGTGGTCGGCGTCGAGCAGATGACCCGCACGCCGGGCCCCGAGATCGGCCGCACCCTGCTGAAGGCCTCCTACCTGCCGGAGGACGGCGACAACCCGGCAGGCTTCGCCGGCGTGTTCGGCAACATCGCCGGCGCCTATTTCCAGCGCCACGGCGACCAGTCCGACGCGCTCGCGATGATCGCCGCCAAGAACCACCATAACGGCGTCCAGAACCCCTACGCGCAGATGCGCAAGGACCTCGGCTTCGAGTTCTGCCGCACCGAATCGGACAAGAACCCCTTCGTCGCCGGTCCGCTCAAGCGCACCGACTGCTCGCTGGTCTCGGACGGCGCCGCGGCCGTGGTCCTCGCCGACACCGAGACGGCCTTGCGGATGCGCCGCGCCGTCGCCTTCCGGGCCACCGCCCACGCGCAGGACTTCCTGCCGATGTCGAAGCGCGACGTGCTGAAGTTCGAGGGCGCCGCCACCGCCTGGGCGAAGGCTCTGGGCCAGGCCGGCATCACCCTCGATGATCTCTCGCTCGTCGAGACGCATGACTGCTTCACCGTCGCCGAGCTCATCGAGTACGAGGCGATGGGCCTGACCAAGGAGGGCCGCGGCGCCGACGCGATCCGCGAGGGCTGGACCACCAAGGAGGGCAAGCTGCCGGTCAACCCGTCCGGCGGCCTGAAGGCCAAGGGCCACCCGATCGGCGCCACCGGCGTGTCGATGCATGCCCTCTCGGCGATGCAGCTCGTCGGCGAGGCCGGCGGCATGCAGATCCCCGACGCGACGCTCGCCGGCGTGTTCAACATGGGCGGCGTCGCGGTGGCGAACTACGTCAGCGTGCTCGAGCGCATCAAGTAA
- a CDS encoding cupin domain-containing protein — translation MDQTSRRVFLGTLAAGGSFAVGGAFAATDDGHAAGADVAPAGTFLRTIPRKAGAPPAFTISLDAGPIKATSGGWARDVTTRQLPIATGIAGAHLFLNPGGVREMHWHSSAEWGYIVAGHCQATVIDAAGEMEVVNFAPGDTWYFPGGHAHAIQALGTDPCHAILAFDDGLYGEHGTFGLSDWMSRLDPAILGHALGVPEATLAALPPGETYIMQGPVLPLDGPAARAERPLAPSRSHRYGLAGSDTIVDAAGSTMRVAPASAFPVSAGMTGLLVRLAPGAIHTPHWHPGANEWHYVLRGRTRVTLFGPDKRLAVAELGPGDCAYIPRACGHSVENIGTGTAELVGVHDSGVYSESSLAGWLAQAPRHLLAANLGLDEQAAASFPTASRVFSRTV, via the coding sequence ATGGACCAGACCAGCCGCCGCGTCTTCCTCGGAACCCTGGCCGCGGGCGGCAGCTTCGCCGTCGGCGGCGCCTTCGCCGCCACGGACGACGGTCACGCCGCCGGCGCCGACGTCGCCCCCGCCGGCACCTTCCTGCGCACGATCCCCCGCAAGGCCGGTGCGCCGCCGGCCTTCACCATCTCGCTCGATGCCGGCCCGATCAAGGCGACCTCGGGCGGCTGGGCCCGGGACGTCACGACGCGCCAGCTCCCCATCGCCACCGGGATCGCCGGCGCGCACCTGTTCCTCAACCCGGGCGGCGTGCGCGAGATGCATTGGCACAGCTCGGCGGAGTGGGGCTACATCGTCGCCGGGCATTGCCAGGCGACGGTGATCGACGCCGCGGGCGAGATGGAGGTCGTCAACTTCGCGCCCGGGGACACCTGGTACTTTCCCGGCGGCCACGCCCACGCGATCCAGGCCCTCGGGACCGATCCGTGCCACGCGATCCTCGCCTTCGACGACGGCCTCTACGGTGAGCACGGCACCTTCGGGCTCTCCGACTGGATGAGCCGCCTCGACCCGGCGATCCTCGGCCACGCCCTCGGCGTGCCGGAGGCGACGCTGGCGGCGCTTCCCCCGGGCGAGACCTACATCATGCAGGGGCCCGTCCTGCCCCTCGACGGCCCGGCCGCGCGGGCCGAGCGGCCTCTCGCGCCGTCACGGTCGCATCGCTACGGGCTGGCGGGGAGCGACACGATCGTGGATGCCGCCGGCAGCACGATGCGGGTGGCGCCCGCGAGCGCCTTCCCGGTCTCGGCGGGGATGACCGGCCTTCTCGTGCGGCTCGCGCCCGGTGCGATCCACACCCCGCACTGGCATCCGGGCGCGAACGAGTGGCACTACGTCCTGCGGGGGCGCACCCGCGTGACCCTGTTCGGGCCGGACAAGCGCCTAGCCGTGGCCGAGCTGGGCCCGGGCGACTGCGCCTACATTCCGCGGGCCTGCGGACACTCCGTCGAGAATATCGGGACCGGAACGGCCGAGCTCGTCGGCGTGCACGACAGCGGGGTCTACAGCGAGTCGTCATTGGCGGGCTGGCTCGCCCAGGCGCCGCGCCACCTGCTCGCCGCCAATCTCGGCCTTGACGAACAGGCCGCCGCCAGCTTCCCGACGGCGTCGCGGGTCTTCAGCCGGACCGTCTGA
- a CDS encoding NCS2 family permease has protein sequence MDLKRDDRLTRSTGPSHEGFLERTFALSAHGTTVRTELLAGLTTFLTMAYIIFVNPNILGDAGMPKGAVFVATCLVAAIGSLVMAFYANYPIALAPGMGLNAYFAYVVVLQMGYTWQAALGAVFISGLLFMVVTLTGLRRIIVEGIPRSMRIAITVGIGLFLAIIALKSAGVVAASPATFVTLGDLHKPSTVLAVLGFLIVAVLSVRKVRGALLAGILTVTALSFVVADNTFQGVASLPPSIAPTLFALDITGALSGGLLNVILVFFLVELFDATGTLMGVANRAGLLTEGKMERLDKALMADSSSIFVGSLLGTSSTTAYLESASGVEEGGRTGLTAATVAFLFLACLFFAPLAGSVPAYATAPALFYVACLMLHELVDLDWDDLTEVLPACVTALLMPFTYSIANGVAFGFITYAVIKLLTGRFRDVKPVVWVIAGVFLFKFVATGSAH, from the coding sequence ATGGACCTGAAGCGCGACGACCGGCTGACCCGATCGACCGGTCCCTCTCACGAAGGGTTCCTGGAGCGCACCTTCGCGCTCTCGGCCCACGGCACCACCGTGCGCACGGAGCTGCTCGCCGGGCTGACCACCTTCCTGACGATGGCCTACATCATCTTCGTCAACCCCAACATCCTGGGCGATGCCGGGATGCCGAAGGGCGCGGTGTTCGTCGCCACCTGCCTCGTCGCGGCGATCGGCTCGCTGGTGATGGCGTTCTACGCCAACTACCCGATCGCGCTCGCCCCCGGCATGGGGCTCAACGCCTACTTCGCCTACGTGGTGGTGCTCCAGATGGGCTACACCTGGCAGGCGGCGCTCGGGGCGGTGTTCATCTCCGGCCTGCTCTTCATGGTCGTCACCCTGACGGGCCTGCGCCGGATCATCGTCGAAGGCATCCCGCGCTCGATGCGCATCGCCATCACGGTCGGCATCGGACTGTTCCTCGCGATCATCGCGCTCAAGAGCGCCGGCGTGGTGGCGGCGAGCCCGGCGACCTTCGTCACCCTCGGCGACCTGCACAAGCCGAGCACGGTGCTGGCGGTGCTGGGCTTCCTGATCGTCGCCGTGCTCTCGGTGCGCAAGGTGCGGGGCGCGCTGCTGGCCGGCATCCTGACGGTCACGGCGTTGAGCTTCGTCGTCGCCGACAACACCTTCCAGGGCGTCGCGTCGCTGCCGCCCTCGATCGCCCCGACCCTGTTCGCCCTCGACATCACCGGCGCCCTGTCGGGCGGGTTGCTCAACGTGATCCTGGTGTTCTTCCTGGTCGAGCTCTTCGACGCCACCGGCACGCTGATGGGCGTCGCCAACCGGGCGGGCCTCCTCACGGAGGGCAAGATGGAGCGCCTCGACAAGGCCTTGATGGCGGATTCGTCGTCGATCTTCGTCGGCTCGCTGCTGGGCACGTCGAGCACCACGGCGTATCTCGAGAGCGCGTCCGGCGTCGAGGAGGGCGGGCGCACCGGGCTCACCGCCGCGACCGTGGCTTTCCTGTTCCTCGCCTGCCTGTTCTTCGCGCCGCTCGCCGGCTCGGTCCCGGCCTACGCCACGGCGCCGGCCCTGTTCTACGTCGCCTGCCTGATGCTGCACGAGCTGGTCGATCTCGACTGGGACGACCTGACCGAGGTGCTGCCGGCCTGCGTCACCGCGCTGCTCATGCCCTTCACCTACTCGATCGCCAACGGCGTCGCCTTCGGCTTCATCACCTACGCGGTGATCAAGCTGCTCACCGGCCGTTTCCGCGACGTGAAGCCGGTGGTGTGGGTGATCGCGGGCGTATTCCTGTTCAAGTTCGTGGCGACGGGCAGCGCGCATTGA
- a CDS encoding tlde1 domain-containing protein, whose protein sequence is MDLVAYSSGRLAPGSLRRRRRNRRLLGIAAVLGGIGAAAGLMPREAARPPVAGLVADPVAPLREARISPAELGWMLAPVPTLGGDAAGFTREGPAESHPLAAAATPVPAPQRLAEAAPAALVERDLSPLAALRPDAEPREAAPSAAVQPATTPLVAVPLPVPRPPELRPSEARPAPTVLATRVPRRSTQAMASTQSVFKAALPEEPSLFDRIFGGGGASAPTQTLAYAAPGGLDPSPRPRLSASPGIAVYDISARTVTLPSGESLEAHSGLGPHMDDPRNVHLKMRGATPPGTYDLTEREALFHGVRAIRLNPVGGSGAIHNRVGLLAHTYMLGPSGASNGCVSFRNYDRFLQAFLRGEVRRLVVVPGSGASDLPRIGRGGPSDRATRG, encoded by the coding sequence ATGGACCTCGTCGCGTATTCGTCCGGTCGCCTCGCCCCGGGCTCCCTCCGCCGCCGCCGCCGCAACCGGCGGCTTCTCGGCATCGCCGCCGTGCTCGGCGGCATCGGCGCCGCCGCCGGCCTGATGCCGCGCGAGGCGGCCCGGCCCCCGGTGGCGGGCCTCGTGGCGGATCCGGTCGCGCCGCTGCGCGAGGCGCGCATCTCCCCGGCCGAGCTCGGCTGGATGCTCGCGCCGGTGCCGACCCTCGGGGGCGACGCGGCGGGCTTCACCCGCGAGGGTCCGGCCGAGTCGCACCCGCTCGCCGCGGCCGCGACTCCGGTCCCCGCGCCGCAGCGCCTCGCCGAGGCCGCGCCGGCCGCCCTCGTCGAGCGGGACCTCTCGCCGCTCGCGGCCCTGCGCCCCGATGCCGAGCCGCGCGAGGCCGCGCCGTCCGCGGCGGTGCAGCCCGCCACCACGCCGCTCGTCGCCGTACCCCTGCCGGTGCCGCGCCCGCCCGAGCTGCGCCCCTCCGAGGCGCGGCCCGCGCCGACCGTGCTGGCGACCCGCGTGCCGCGGCGTTCCACGCAGGCCATGGCCTCGACCCAGAGCGTGTTCAAGGCCGCGCTGCCGGAGGAGCCGTCGCTGTTCGACCGGATCTTCGGGGGAGGGGGGGCGAGCGCCCCGACGCAGACCCTCGCCTACGCGGCCCCCGGCGGCCTCGATCCGAGCCCGCGGCCGCGCCTGAGCGCCAGCCCCGGCATCGCGGTCTACGACATCAGCGCCCGCACCGTGACCCTGCCGAGCGGCGAGTCGCTGGAGGCGCATTCCGGCCTCGGGCCGCACATGGACGATCCGCGCAACGTCCACCTGAAGATGCGCGGCGCCACGCCGCCCGGCACCTACGATCTCACCGAGCGCGAGGCGCTGTTCCACGGCGTCCGGGCGATCCGGCTCAACCCGGTCGGCGGCAGCGGCGCCATCCACAACCGGGTCGGGCTGCTCGCCCATACCTACATGCTCGGCCCGAGCGGCGCCTCGAACGGCTGCGTCTCGTTCCGCAACTACGACCGCTTTTTGCAGGCCTTCCTGCGCGGCGAGGTCCGCCGCCTCGTCGTGGTGCCGGGCAGCGGCGCGAGCGACCTGCCGCGGATCGGGCGGGGCGGGCCGTCGGATCGGGCGACACGGGGCTGA
- a CDS encoding BolA family protein, with the protein MSLSDWIRTTLEERLAPTALSVVDESHQHAGHSGWREGGETHFRLDVVSAAFEGKSRVERHRMVNALLDDAFKRGLHALALRARTPGEAG; encoded by the coding sequence ATGAGCCTGAGCGACTGGATCAGGACGACGCTGGAGGAGCGGCTGGCGCCGACGGCGCTCAGCGTCGTCGACGAATCACACCAGCATGCCGGCCATTCCGGCTGGCGGGAGGGGGGGGAAACTCACTTCCGTCTGGATGTGGTGTCGGCGGCCTTCGAGGGAAAGAGCCGGGTCGAGCGCCACCGCATGGTGAACGCGCTCCTCGACGACGCCTTCAAGCGCGGCCTGCACGCCCTGGCCCTGCGGGCGCGGACGCCGGGGGAGGCGGGGTAG
- the cobS gene encoding cobaltochelatase subunit CobS has protein sequence MLAENTPPALPDTTVSVRKVFGIDSNLEVPAFSATDEHVPDLDPDYLFDRETTLAILAGFARNRRVMITGYHGTGKSTHVEQVAARLNWPCVRINLDSHVSRIDLVGKDAIVLKEGKQVTAFQDGILPWALQNNVALVFDEYDAGRPDVMFVIQRVLEVSGRLTLLDQKRVIRPHPGFRLFATANTVGLGDTSGLYHGTQQINQGQMDRWSIVTTLNYLPHDREVDIVLSKAPHYRGEGGRDIVNKMVRVADLTRNAFINGDLSTVMSPRTVITWAENADIFNDIGFAFRVTFLNKCDELERALVAEFYQRSFGKELPESAVNVALS, from the coding sequence ATGCTTGCTGAGAATACGCCACCCGCACTCCCGGACACGACCGTCTCGGTGCGCAAGGTGTTCGGGATCGATTCGAACCTCGAGGTGCCGGCCTTCTCGGCCACCGACGAGCACGTGCCGGATCTCGACCCCGACTACCTGTTCGACCGCGAGACTACCCTGGCGATCCTGGCGGGCTTCGCGCGCAACCGCCGGGTGATGATCACCGGGTATCACGGCACCGGCAAGTCCACCCATGTCGAGCAGGTCGCCGCCCGCCTGAACTGGCCCTGCGTGCGCATCAACCTCGACAGCCACGTCTCGCGCATCGATCTCGTCGGCAAGGACGCGATCGTGCTCAAGGAGGGCAAGCAGGTCACCGCCTTCCAGGACGGCATCCTGCCCTGGGCGCTGCAGAACAACGTCGCGCTCGTCTTCGACGAGTACGATGCCGGCCGCCCCGACGTGATGTTCGTGATCCAGCGCGTGCTGGAGGTGTCGGGCCGCCTGACGCTCCTCGACCAGAAGCGGGTGATCCGCCCCCATCCCGGCTTCCGGCTGTTCGCCACCGCCAACACGGTCGGCCTCGGCGACACCTCGGGCCTGTATCACGGCACCCAGCAGATCAACCAGGGCCAGATGGACCGCTGGTCGATCGTCACCACGCTCAACTACCTGCCGCACGACCGCGAGGTCGACATCGTGCTCTCCAAGGCGCCGCATTACCGCGGCGAGGGCGGGCGCGACATCGTCAACAAGATGGTGCGCGTGGCCGACCTCACCCGCAACGCCTTCATCAACGGCGACCTGTCGACCGTGATGAGCCCGCGCACGGTGATCACCTGGGCCGAGAACGCCGACATCTTCAACGATATCGGCTTCGCCTTCCGGGTCACGTTCCTCAACAAGTGCGACGAGCTGGAGCGCGCGCTGGTGGCCGAGTTCTACCAGCGCTCCTTCGGCAAGGAGTTGCCCGAGAGCGCGGTCAACGTCGCGCTGAGCTGA
- the rpsT gene encoding 30S ribosomal protein S20, which yields MANTVSAKKMTRKIAKRTAVNRSRRSRMRTFIRKVEEAIEAGDHGIALTALRTAEPEIMRASQKGIVHKNTASRKVSRLAARVKGLQAAQA from the coding sequence ATGGCCAACACCGTGTCGGCCAAGAAGATGACCCGCAAGATTGCCAAGCGTACGGCAGTCAACCGCTCGCGCCGCAGCCGCATGCGCACCTTCATCCGCAAGGTCGAGGAGGCGATCGAGGCCGGCGATCACGGCATCGCGCTGACCGCCCTGCGGACCGCCGAGCCGGAGATCATGCGCGCGTCCCAGAAGGGGATCGTGCACAAGAACACCGCCTCGCGGAAGGTCTCGCGCCTCGCCGCCCGCGTGAAGGGCCTGCAGGCCGCCCAGGCGTAA
- a CDS encoding RusA family crossover junction endodeoxyribonuclease, translating to MPPPPARDRPDDVRRPDFEFCVVGRPVSAQALRRASLQAWKAKVSAAATAAWPASQQPFGGDLELRVTHYSERRIADRDNLLKPIQDAIQGIAYSNDRQVKDATSNWRNINGRFVVRSMSLPLAVAFSGGDEFLHIRLWRSRGQEDLG from the coding sequence ATGCCGCCCCCGCCGGCTCGTGACCGTCCCGATGATGTCCGCCGACCGGATTTCGAGTTCTGCGTCGTCGGGCGCCCGGTCTCGGCCCAGGCGCTGAGACGCGCATCGCTCCAGGCGTGGAAGGCGAAAGTCTCGGCTGCAGCGACCGCAGCATGGCCCGCCTCGCAGCAGCCCTTCGGCGGCGACTTGGAGCTACGCGTCACCCACTACTCCGAGCGCCGGATCGCCGACCGCGACAACTTGCTGAAGCCGATCCAGGACGCGATCCAGGGCATTGCCTACAGCAACGACCGTCAGGTGAAGGACGCTACCTCGAACTGGCGCAACATCAACGGCCGGTTCGTGGTTCGGTCTATGTCCCTGCCGCTCGCGGTGGCATTCTCTGGCGGTGACGAGTTCCTGCATATCCGCCTATGGCGGAGCCGCGGGCAGGAGGATCTGGGATGA
- a CDS encoding DnaJ domain-containing protein → MDLNSPLFDRIRIRPSCDEPKKAEGPACERPGCTQPGLHKAPKGRKQEGQYWRFCMQHVREYNASYNYFDGMNDAAVQAYQKDAVIGHRPTWTMGVNPGGKTGPKPDAAQRDWDYVDPLGILRGEGAGPASRRARAEPPPPRYSAPVRKALDVLGLDESADPAAVKAQYKVLVKRFHPDANGGDRSFEDRLRDIIKAHDTLRAAGLC, encoded by the coding sequence ATGGATCTGAACTCGCCCCTGTTCGACCGCATCCGCATCCGGCCCTCCTGCGACGAGCCGAAGAAGGCCGAGGGTCCGGCCTGCGAACGGCCGGGCTGCACCCAGCCCGGGCTGCACAAGGCGCCCAAGGGGCGCAAGCAGGAGGGCCAGTACTGGCGCTTCTGCATGCAGCACGTGCGCGAGTACAACGCGTCCTACAACTACTTCGACGGGATGAACGACGCCGCCGTCCAGGCCTACCAGAAGGACGCGGTAATCGGGCACCGCCCGACCTGGACGATGGGGGTCAATCCCGGCGGGAAGACCGGCCCGAAGCCGGACGCGGCCCAGCGCGACTGGGACTACGTCGATCCCCTCGGCATCCTGCGCGGCGAGGGCGCCGGCCCGGCCTCGCGCCGCGCCCGGGCGGAGCCGCCGCCGCCACGCTACTCCGCCCCGGTGCGCAAGGCCCTCGACGTGCTCGGCCTCGACGAGAGCGCCGATCCGGCCGCCGTGAAGGCGCAGTACAAGGTGCTGGTGAAGCGCTTCCACCCCGACGCCAACGGCGGCGACCGCTCGTTCGAGGACCGCCTGCGCGACATCATCAAGGCCCACGATACCCTGCGGGCCGCCGGCCTGTGCTGA
- a CDS encoding MFS transporter → MTSFLVLLLTYTISQFDRGFLAMVAPDLGPDLGLQPSDLALLSAGWFLAFAAGQVPTGLLLDRVGPRRTVAGFLVVAALGAACLGLAQGFSGAAAAMALIGLGCAPALMGGLYLFGRVYPPERFAMLSSLMIGLGTAGDLLGSTPLALASHALGWRAILFGLSAVTVAAAGLVLWLIVDPPRLADPPRTSVWHGFAEVARMRALWPVFPVVFVSYAVVIATRSLWVGSYLGSVHGLDALQRGNGTLAMSAAMAAGAIGYGPLERLVRDPKRTALGGCLVTGLSLAALGLLGGGSTALAVALLALTGAAGLSYGILMAHARRFFPAHLLGRGVAFMNIVFMGGAAALQGLSALFVLGTGGLSPDALYGRLFLAYGLALLAATAVYAFAPRKPAYERAETVRDGQGAGDPRPSGQRVPLEDTP, encoded by the coding sequence GTGACATCCTTCCTGGTCCTGCTGCTCACCTACACGATCAGCCAGTTCGACCGCGGCTTCCTCGCGATGGTCGCGCCCGATCTCGGGCCCGACCTCGGCCTCCAGCCCTCCGACCTCGCGCTCCTGTCGGCGGGCTGGTTCCTGGCCTTCGCGGCGGGCCAGGTGCCGACCGGGCTCCTCCTCGACCGGGTCGGGCCGCGGCGCACCGTGGCGGGGTTCCTGGTCGTCGCCGCCCTCGGGGCGGCCTGCCTCGGGCTCGCGCAAGGGTTTTCCGGTGCCGCCGCCGCGATGGCGCTGATCGGGCTCGGCTGCGCGCCGGCGCTGATGGGCGGGCTGTACCTGTTCGGGCGGGTCTATCCGCCCGAACGCTTCGCCATGCTCTCGTCGCTGATGATCGGCCTCGGCACGGCGGGCGACCTCTTGGGCTCGACGCCGCTGGCGCTGGCGAGCCACGCGCTCGGCTGGCGCGCGATCCTGTTCGGGCTCTCTGCCGTCACCGTGGCGGCGGCCGGGCTGGTGCTGTGGCTGATCGTCGATCCGCCGCGCCTCGCCGACCCGCCCCGGACCTCGGTCTGGCACGGCTTCGCCGAGGTCGCGCGGATGCGGGCCCTGTGGCCGGTCTTCCCCGTCGTGTTCGTCAGCTACGCCGTCGTCATCGCCACCCGCTCGCTCTGGGTGGGCTCCTATCTCGGCAGCGTCCACGGCCTCGATGCGCTCCAGCGCGGCAACGGCACCCTCGCGATGAGCGCCGCGATGGCGGCGGGCGCCATCGGCTACGGTCCGCTGGAGCGCCTGGTGCGCGACCCGAAGCGCACGGCGCTCGGCGGCTGCCTCGTCACCGGCCTCTCGCTCGCCGCCCTCGGCCTGCTCGGCGGCGGCTCGACGGCGCTGGCGGTCGCCCTGCTGGCGCTGACCGGCGCGGCGGGCCTGAGCTACGGCATCCTGATGGCCCATGCCCGGCGATTTTTCCCCGCCCACCTGCTCGGACGCGGCGTCGCCTTCATGAACATCGTCTTCATGGGCGGGGCGGCGGCGTTGCAGGGGCTCTCGGCCCTGTTCGTGCTGGGCACCGGCGGGCTTTCTCCGGACGCGCTCTACGGCCGCCTGTTCCTGGCCTACGGGCTGGCGTTGCTGGCGGCCACGGCGGTGTATGCGTTCGCGCCGCGGAAGCCGGCGTACGAGCGGGCGGAGACGGTGCGCGATGGTCAGGGCGCGGGAGATCCGCGCCCGAGTGGGCAGCGCGTCCCGCTCGAAGATACACCCTGA